The genome window AGTATCATATAATGCGGAATGTGCTTCTTTATTATCAAATTCAAGCTCCGCTGCCTGACAAGCTTTTGCTAATACTGTTTGGCCTAATGCCAAACCTGACAACGTTGTGGTATCAAAACTGACAAAAGGATGAAAAGGTGAACGTTTAATCTTACATCGCTCAGTTGCCGCATTGACAAATCCTAAATCAAAAGCGGCATTATGTGCCACCATAATAGCGCGCTGGCAACCGGCTGCTTTCATTTTTTTACGGATCATTTTAAAGATTGCTTTTAATGCTTCTTCTTCATTGATCGCACCCCTCAACGGGTTATTTGGGTCTATGCCGGTAAATTCCAAGGCCGCGGGCTCTAAGTTAGCCCCTTCAAATGGTTCTATATGAAAGTGAATCGTTTCATCTAAAGAAAACATTCCTGTGTCTTCATTAAGCGTTAAAGTGGTAGCTGCTATTTCAAGCAGGGCATCTGTTTGTGCATTAAAGCCGGCGGTTTCAACATCAACTACTACCGGATAATAGCCACGAAAACGATTTGCATAATGATATTTTACGGCTTCTGAAGATTGAGTATTGTTATTTGTTACTTCTGTCATGGGGTTATCTGAAGTCTTAATTTTACACTTGGTCTATTGTCAGCATTATCGCAGATTTTTAGTTGTAAAACTAAAGCGTTTCTAGAAAAATAGCCATTATCTGCGATAATTATAAAAAACTGTTAAAGTAATTGGCAGTAAAGTCGATAGTAAGAGTGAAGTTCTTGAAGATAGATAAGATCATGATGAAGAAAACTCTATTAGCTATATCATTAAGTATATTTGTCAGCCAAAGTCATGCCGGGATCAGGCAATACCAAGCCGATCTGGGGAGTTCTCAGTGGCAGTTGACTAATGCTTCAAGACTGGAATGTACGTTATCCCATAATATTCCGAATTATGGTAAAGCGAAATTCTATAGTCGTGCTAACCGAAATTCAAACATGGAATTTGAGTTAGATATGCTGCGTTTACCTGATAATTATTCGTTAGCGCAAGTTAGGGCGATAGCACCGAACTGGAAGCCAGGTATAGCAGAACGTACCATTGCAGATATGAAGTTGCATAAGCAGTTTTCCCCTGATTTACCTAAAAAGGTTGCTTGGACGATGCTCTCAGAATTAGAGCAAGGGATGAATCCTACCTTTTATTATGATGATTGGTATAACGAAAATGACCGTATTGCCGTTGGCTTATCAACGTCACGCTTTAATAAGGCGTACCAAGAGTTTATCGGTTGTGTTGGCAATCTATTAAATTACAGTTTTGATGATATTGCTTACACGGTGTTAAATTTTGAGTTTAATAGTGATCAATTTACTAAAGCATCGAAACGCCGTATTGCCATGATCACCGAATATTTGAGTTTAGATACCGAGCTTGAGCTGGTGTTAGTTGATGGTTTTACCGACAGTTATGGCGGCAGAGCAACGAACCAAAAAACGTCTGAACAGCGCGCAAATAAAATTCGCGATTATTTTGTTAAAAATGGTATTGACCCATCGCGTATAGAAGCAAAAGGTTATGGCGAAAAACGCCATATCGCATCGAATGATACAGTATTAGGTCGAGCGAAAAACCGTCGGGTTGTTATCCGGATGGACAAAGAATAGCTGTTACTATTTTCTCGTGTTAAGCCAATCCTTAGTGATTGGCTTTTTTATTGCTATTTGCTTATTTAGTGTATAAATTTTTTGCCTATTTTGGGGATAAAATAATATCCGAGTCCAACGAGTGCGCCGGATAAGTGAGCATTGATTGCCACA of Thalassotalea insulae contains these proteins:
- the rnt gene encoding ribonuclease T, with amino-acid sequence MTEVTNNNTQSSEAVKYHYANRFRGYYPVVVDVETAGFNAQTDALLEIAATTLTLNEDTGMFSLDETIHFHIEPFEGANLEPAALEFTGIDPNNPLRGAINEEEALKAIFKMIRKKMKAAGCQRAIMVAHNAAFDLGFVNAATERCKIKRSPFHPFVSFDTTTLSGLALGQTVLAKACQAAELEFDNKEAHSALYDTEKTAALFCYIVNKWQSLGGWPIANEAPSEKS
- a CDS encoding flagellar protein MotY yields the protein MKKTLLAISLSIFVSQSHAGIRQYQADLGSSQWQLTNASRLECTLSHNIPNYGKAKFYSRANRNSNMEFELDMLRLPDNYSLAQVRAIAPNWKPGIAERTIADMKLHKQFSPDLPKKVAWTMLSELEQGMNPTFYYDDWYNENDRIAVGLSTSRFNKAYQEFIGCVGNLLNYSFDDIAYTVLNFEFNSDQFTKASKRRIAMITEYLSLDTELELVLVDGFTDSYGGRATNQKTSEQRANKIRDYFVKNGIDPSRIEAKGYGEKRHIASNDTVLGRAKNRRVVIRMDKE